The Methanosarcina acetivorans C2A genome includes the window ATTCCCGGAGCCTCATCTGGACGGATAAAAAAACCATGTTTTTCGTAGAACCGGGCTTTTTCGGGAGCTGCAAATAACCAGACCCTCCTGATATTTGATTCCTGGCACTTTTTAACTAGCCGGGTTAAGATCTCAGTTCCTATCCCCCTATTCTGGTGGTCTGGCATCACTATTATATCACAAATCAGCGCGTACAGGGCACCATCCGAAAGCAAACGCCCTACACCGA containing:
- a CDS encoding GNAT family N-acetyltransferase; translation: MKYMVTSETVYKESPPTRQEYSLLFSSTGWTQILKISEDDLKKVFENTWYWITAYQERNIVGVGRLLSDGALYALICDIIVMPDHQNRGIGTEILTRLVKKCQESNIRRVWLFAAPEKARFYEKHGFFIRPDEAPGMQLREFELTK